The uncultured Desulfatiglans sp. DNA window CTGATGGAGGAGACAAGGATCTACCGCGTTTTGCAGGGCCGCGGCCGCACCCCTCCCGTGGACCTCGAATTCCTGGAGGAGCTGTTGATCAGGCTCGCGCAGCTCGTCACGGATTTCCCGGAGATATCCGAACTGGTCGTCAATCCGTTCATGATCGGGGTCCGCGGCGGCCTGGCGGTGGACGTCCACCTTTTCGTCACGCCCGCGGTCCGGCCCTCTCCTGAGCACCTGGTCATCAGCCCCTATCCGAATCAGTACGAAGGCTTGATCTCCGTCAAAGGCGAAAAGCGGATCTTCGTCCGCCCCATCAAGCCGGAGGATGCACCGCTTTTGACCGGGCTCTTCTCGGCGCTTTCCCCCCTCAGCATCTATTTCCGGTTCTTCAGCCCGTTGAAGTCCCTTTCGACCAAGATGCTGGCCCGGTTGAGCCAGATCGATTACGACCGGGAAATGGCCTTGGTGGCCTTCGATCCGGATGAGGAAGAGGAAAAGGTCCTGGCCGTGGTCCGCTACATGGCCGTTCCGCGGAAGGAGGAGGCGAATTTCGCCGTGGCGGTCGGAAGCCCCTGGCAGGGTCTGGGGATCGGCGCCGCCCTGATGGAGCGGCTGTTCGCCATTGCGCGGGAAAGAGGCATCAAGAAGATCACCGGCGAGGTGCTCGCGGAAAATCGCCAGATGCTGGGGCTTGCGCGTCGGTTCGGCTTCGAGACCAGCAGGACGGCCGAAAACGGGCAGTACCTCATCACCCTGGATTTGAGCCGTGAGGCCGGCGCGGATGCGGCCGAAGGGATGCAGAGCCTGCAGGGCGAAGACACGGCCCCCGGCAAGACTTGAGACCTGGCTCCTCCCCTGCGCCTCGATTCTCCCGCCCCGGGAGGAAAACCCCGCCGGCCTGCAAACCCGGCGTGGTCATGACTGTCCATAAAGACGAGGGGGGAACGCCCCTTGTCCAAAAACCCGGTGGGCCATCGGCGGACCGGCCGGAACGTTTTTGGAAACCTTTAGCCGAAAAGGAGGTCCAAGATGAAATGGTCATTGTCGCAGACCGCCGCAAGGCTTCTCGTAAGCATCGTTCTTGCATTTTGTGCAGGGGCGTGCGGCCAGGATTCCCAGGAACCGAAACCCTCTGAAAAAGCGCAGGAAGCGCCACCAGCGGCTGTGATGGACGAAAGGCCTGACGCCTCCCCGGCCGAGGAGACAGGCGAGGCCGGAGAAACGGCCTCGTCAACCGAGCCGGCGCCCGAGGAAGGTCCTGCGCGGACAGCGGAGGACGAAGCGCCGTCTGCGGAGCCTGCCGCCCCCGAGGGAGCGGAGGAGCAAGCCGCCGAAGAGGCGACCGTGAGCGGCAAACCTGCAGACAGTGGAGCCCCGGGAGAAAAAGCGGCGCCCCCCGCCGCAGACTTCCCGGAAGATCTGAAGATGATCACGATCTACCATGCATCCTACCCGGAGCACAAGAAAGGGCCTGTGCCCTTTTCGCACGGGGTTCACGTCAACGAGTACCAGATCGGATGCGGTGAATGCCATCACGATGAAAACGGAGAACCGTTGGCGAATCTCGCCGTTGGCGACCCGGTTCAGAAATGCGCCGAATGCCACCCCGTCCCCGCCGCCCCGGAAGACGAGGATGAATACCAGCGCGCTATGCACAAGAACTGCCGCACCTGCCACGCCGCACACAACAAGGAGACCGGTACGAAAGACGCCCCCGTGCTGTGCAACCAGTGCCATAAGGGAAAATAGCCGTGCAACCTGCCTGCGACGCTGGTCCCAGTCAATAACACATAACCCGAGAAAAGGGCTATCATCCTAAAAACAGGCTAAAGAAAACCCCATGTTCTGTTACCCATATGGTCATAGTGGGCACACATCACAAAGTTTAAAATTTCAACGGCTCGCATTACCATCAGAGCCGTGAAATTGCCTGAAGAAGCTCCCAGATGCTTTCGTGCCCACTATGATTTTAGAAAAAATATAGGCTTAGGAAGTAAAATTCAATTTATGGATACTTATGATATAGTTTTTTTCTAATTCAGTATCAAACAGATCATAAAGACAATTTCCTTAGCGCCTCCCAGAATTCCCGATCCTTATCCTGCCAATTTGGTCCAAACTTATCACCACAGAAATTGGACATCTTTTCATACCAATGCCACCAATAGTCCTTACCTTTTTCCTTTGCCTCTAACAGATCCGACAGATGTTCGATGATATTTTTCATTTCCTCTTTTGGTAAAAAAGAAGCAGCGCCCTCCTGCCGAGCTTTTACAATATTGTCAGTGCTTAACGCATGCGCTGTAAGCATCAGAGAAATAATATTTTTCTTTCGAGCAATTTCCAACAACTCATATCCGTTAACACCCATTATATCTAGAATTGCAATATCAAAATGTTGATTTTCAAGAAGTAATTTTGCTTCTTCAAATGTGGAAGCTCTACTCAAACTTGCCATATCCAATTCTTCCTGAAGTGCGTCAAGCACATCAGATTCATCATCAACCAAGAGAATCCTTTTCCCTTGAAGCAAATTTTTTCCCATCATCATTTATTCCTCTATCGCAGATCCTAGCAAATAAATCATTATGCACCAGAAATTCTGCCGAAAACAGATTAAATATAACTCAGCCACCCATAGAGGTGCTTGTTCATGACTTTTTAGGCCAGTAGAAAATCCACCGCAAGTAATATAAGACACCTTTTGCCTGATTTCTCACATCAATATCAATCGCCGCATAAGCACTCAGATAAATCTGTGGGGTAATAACATAATAAAATGTGGGACCTGTCCAAATTTTCCTACCCCACGATTGCCCGGGAAAATCGGTTAACTCCCGACCGCTGTCGGTTTCGTCTCTCTCCTTAAAATTTCCACCGATATCCCAGCCAACTCGCATGCTTTGGCCGACGCTGACAGCCGGACCTATAAGCCAATCGACACGGTTTCCGGGTTTAATGTTTATATCCTGATTTTCAAAACGATAAGTATACTCTACAGCGCCCTCAATGGCCCATTTTCCAGTTCCACCAAGAGGGCAACCATCAAAGAAAAATTTGGAGAAACGTAGATCGAACCGTGCATCATACTGATTGCTGCCAAGATTTACACTTCTATCGCAATCATATTCCCCAATAGGGAATTTGATGCCGAAACCTGGAGCAAAATTTATTCCGAAAGGCCTCCATTTTTTTTCAGCGTTTTCATTTCGTATCCAGGCATTCACCCAAACATCACCCATGCCGGAAGATGAATTATCACAACCAGGGAAATTATCTATCTTCAACCGCGAAACAGGGATCTGGCAATCGAATATCCAGTACTTGGTAGAATAAATCGGCCGTAGGAGCAGTATGTCCTGTGTCAGATCGATGTGTTTCCCGTCACCCATATATATCTCGTGACCTTCAGTATCCATGAACTCATTTGAGTGAAATCTCATCATCCAGACCTCCATCCAATATCCTTGGGGCATAGTAGCCTCAAAATGACCTGCCATTGTCGGTCCGGAAAAAATCAAAGGAAAGAAAATAGAAAATATGATTAATTTTAAATTTTTCACATACATAAATTTTTCCTTTAAAACTACTTGTAATCAAATATATTTTATAATATTTGCAAAGTTTAATCACAACTATAATGCAAATCTTTTAGTGTAGAATAACAATTTATTTTTGTATTCACGCCAAAATATTGTTTTTTTCTACACTTCAATATAATATATTAAATACATCAAGTAAGATTTATACACTTATGTAGATACAAAATCATATAATTGCGTTATATAAAAAAAATATAATTATCAAATATCTACAATTGCGCAAACATCAGAATCGTCCAAGCAGGCGCCGCCCAATAACGATCTTCTCAACCTCTTTCGTACCTTCATAAATTTCAAGAACCTTGGCTGCCCGGTAGAACCGTTCTACATCAGTGTCATCCATATATCCGTATCCACCATGAAGTTGTAGGGCCTCGTCCACTACCTCGACAGCAGTCCGGCCAGCATTCATTTTCGCCATTGCAACAATCTTGGCATCCACAATCCCGCTATCCAATTGCCCTGCCGCTCGGTATGCTAGGGTGCGCGCTAACTCAATTTTGGTTGCCATCTCCGCAATTTTGAATTGGGTAACTTGAAAACCGGCGAGCTTCTGTCCAAATTGTTCACGCGTTTTCACATGCCTGATTGCCATTTCAAGAGCTCCTTGCGCCAGCCCTACTCCGTGACCTGAAACATAACATCTTGAACGATCAAAAAAATTCATTAGCTGGCTAAAACCATTACCCCGTGTACCAATCAAATTGCTCTGGGGCACGCGCACATCTGCAAAAAATACATTTGCAGTGTCTGAAGCCCGTATTCCCATCTTTCCTGTGATTTTGTCGGCTTCATAGCCCGGATTGTCGGTCTCCACTAAGATGATGCTGTGACGTTTGGACTTTGTGGGTACCTCAGCATCAGTCTGGCAAAAAACAAGCATAAAATCGGCAACAGTTCCGTTCCCAATCATAACCTTGTTGCCGTTGACGATCCATTGGTCATCCACCAGAATGGCGCTCGTGGTCCCCGCGCCAGCATCGCTGCCAGCATTTGGCTCGGTTATAGCGAAACCCATAACGGCATCCCCGGTTACCAACCTGGTCAGGTATCCGCGCTTTTGCTCTTCTGTTCCATAAAGGATGAACTCCTCAGCCCCAAAGGTAACAGAACTGAACTGCTGTCCAATGCCAGGATCAATGCGCCAAAACTCTTCAGCAATCAGCGTTTGCTCCAAAAAACCAAGACCTGCCCCGCCATAAGCTTCCGGGATAAATACACCCACAAAACCCAGTTCTGCACCTTTTTTTATAAGTGCACGGGGAACCTCTTCTTTCTGCTCACACTCCCGAGCTATATCTCGAAACTCCCCTTCTGCAAATTCACGTGCGGCTTTCTGAATATCCTTCTGCTCCATAGTCAGTTGAAACTGCATTATGATATCCTTTCTCTTACTAACTTTTAGCGATTTTCACCCGGTATGATAATTCCTATTAATATCATGGAAATCATATAAATGCGCGCAGGCGAGCTCTAATCCATCACACAAGCAAAGGAGTAGGTTTACGCCGATACTGGCGAAAAACATCATTTCTGGATTTAGACGAGCAAGATATGATCTTCAGATTTTTATCAGCATTCCTAAAGAAAATTGCAAATATATAATTTGATTAACTTTTCGTTGCCATGACACTATGAATATTTTTCACACGTAAACATCTATGGCATTGCCACCATTCATTATAAAATACTCTCAGTTATGTTTCTCAAAACCATCGATTTTATATTCCGATACAGCTGAAAGTATTTTCAACTGCTCATTATTAAAAATCTTTTATCAATACGTCAACCTGCAAGTCTTATACAGCGCCCCAGGCAACTTTAGATTCTGATTCGAAGCGTTTCCGGTAACGATCACGCAGCTCACGCCTTAGCAATTCATAACCACCACCAAGCATCGGCATCTCTGAAATATCGATAAAATCGACAGATTTTGGCTTTTTATAACTG harbors:
- a CDS encoding hypothetical protein (Evidence 5 : Unknown function) — protein: MMFFASIGVNLLLCLCDGLELACAHLYDFHDINRNYHTG
- the acrC gene encoding Acryloyl-CoA reductase (NADH), whose translation is MQFQLTMEQKDIQKAAREFAEGEFRDIARECEQKEEVPRALIKKGAELGFVGVFIPEAYGGAGLGFLEQTLIAEEFWRIDPGIGQQFSSVTFGAEEFILYGTEEQKRGYLTRLVTGDAVMGFAITEPNAGSDAGAGTTSAILVDDQWIVNGNKVMIGNGTVADFMLVFCQTDAEVPTKSKRHSIILVETDNPGYEADKITGKMGIRASDTANVFFADVRVPQSNLIGTRGNGFSQLMNFFDRSRCYVSGHGVGLAQGALEMAIRHVKTREQFGQKLAGFQVTQFKIAEMATKIELARTLAYRAAGQLDSGIVDAKIVAMAKMNAGRTAVEVVDEALQLHGGYGYMDDTDVERFYRAAKVLEIYEGTKEVEKIVIGRRLLGRF
- a CDS encoding conserved exported hypothetical protein (Evidence 4 : Unknown function but conserved in other organisms) yields the protein MKWSLSQTAARLLVSIVLAFCAGACGQDSQEPKPSEKAQEAPPAAVMDERPDASPAEETGEAGETASSTEPAPEEGPARTAEDEAPSAEPAAPEGAEEQAAEEATVSGKPADSGAPGEKAAPPAADFPEDLKMITIYHASYPEHKKGPVPFSHGVHVNEYQIGCGECHHDENGEPLANLAVGDPVQKCAECHPVPAAPEDEDEYQRAMHKNCRTCHAAHNKETGTKDAPVLCNQCHKGK
- a CDS encoding Response regulator receiver domain protein — protein: MMGKNLLQGKRILLVDDESDVLDALQEELDMASLSRASTFEEAKLLLENQHFDIAILDIMGVNGYELLEIARKKNIISLMLTAHALSTDNIVKARQEGAASFLPKEEMKNIIEHLSDLLEAKEKGKDYWWHWYEKMSNFCGDKFGPNWQDKDREFWEALRKLSL
- a CDS encoding hypothetical protein (Evidence 5 : Unknown function); its protein translation is MEVWMMRFHSNEFMDTEGHEIYMGDGKHIDLTQDILLLRPIYSTKYWIFDCQIPVSRLKIDNFPGCDNSSSGMGDVWVNAWIRNENAEKKWRPFGINFAPGFGIKFPIGEYDCDRSVNLGSNQYDARFDLRFSKFFFDGCPLGGTGKWAIEGAVEYTYRFENQDINIKPGNRVDWLIGPAVSVGQSMRVGWDIGGNFKERDETDSGRELTDFPGQSWGRKIWTGPTFYYVITPQIYLSAYAAIDIDVRNQAKGVLYYLRWIFYWPKKS
- a CDS encoding hypothetical protein (Evidence 5 : Unknown function), which produces MTFGLCGYLSISLAKNKHKIGNSSVPNHNLVAVDDPLVIHQNGARGPRASIAASIWLGYSETHNGIPGYQPGQVSALLLFCSIKDELLSPKGNRTELLSNARINAPKLFSNQRLLQKTKTCPAISFRDKYTHKTQFCTFFYKCTGNLFFLLTLPSYISKLPFCKFTCGFLNILLLHSQLKLHYDILSLTNF
- a CDS encoding hypothetical protein (Evidence 5 : Unknown function) — its product is MIKLCKYYKIYLITSSFKGKIYVCEKFKINHIFYFLSFDFFRTDNGRSF